A genome region from Streptomyces pratensis includes the following:
- a CDS encoding SDR family NAD(P)-dependent oxidoreductase, with the protein MKHFDSDLLEEKASEYLEHLLSEITKLPLARVDAQAAFESFGIDSVMALTMTARMEAVFGPLPTTLFFEFGTPRELARHLAATRRSHVSSLLGEAANGTAATGTAMTSAAATGTAVTDTAAPAAGTPAAGVQAFRTGGRATGPLRRKPLSSTRWSAQTGGKPSHQPSRPVPALPERQATDIAIIGLAGRYPKARTVDEFWANLAAGRDCVTEIPADRWDHAAYFDPDPDAPGKTYSRWGGFVDGVDEFDPLFFNISPVEAERMDPQERLFLQCVHETVEDAGYTRDRLNAPTASGRTPAVGVYVGVMYSEYQLYGAQEQVLKNPVAVSGNISAVANRVSYFFDFNGPSMSVDTMCSSSLTAIDLACQSIRSGVCDMAIAGGVNVSVHPNKYLNLGQSRFVSSTGRCESFGEGGDGYVPGEGVGAVLLKPLDRAVQDGDHIHGVIRGIAVNHGGKTNGYSVPSPVTQARAITDAWRQAGIHPDSVSYIEAHGTGTALGDPIEVAGLTRAFREHTRDGRFCAIGSVKSNIGHAESAAGISGLTKVLLQMRHGKLAPSIHSTELNPNIDFGSTPFTVQRTLADWPRPVVTVDGTEREFPRIAGISSFGAGGTNAHLVVEEYRPNPEDAQDPAAGGPVPVVLSARTTELLRQKAAQLADWIEQKNLSTGDLPALAHTLQVGREAMRERLGLVVAAMPDLLARLRDFGDGRQDVEGVVRGRASSQAAGTGVSEALARRDLTGLLTLWAEGRTVDWHSLHGSRCPARISLPSYPFARNRYWIDTTRSAAALAPHGVTAPSGAVVTGDDQNPAALLFAESWEPEALPALRRVDAPHTLVCLCADPADQVELARTARELDPAATLLFVTQGRGFVRTSDHSYETDHQNPEDCVRVFEDIRSRYGTVDGVLNMWFLDGTAAPGSYTATVHLLQAIAASGLPVGRVLQAGEFRDGIGQAYAESWLGFERSLGRALPDVQFTAVLEEFQDPADRTACGPWFDRLWHEWSAGASSSTLHRAGVRHASRVRPSLPGAGKHLLKPNGTYLITGGTGGLGLLLAEHLARIWSARLVLTGRSALDADKRRSIARIESLGGEVLYAQADAADPQAMREVVAAVHERFGPIHGVVHAAGVAERSSLLADDARSFQDLLSAKVDGTRVLDDVLAAEPLDFVCYFSSTSAIIGDFGGCAYSVANRFQTSYARHRDQRVRQGALSGATVAINWPLWSGGGMGFDDAEGIELYLATSGLRLLGEAEGLTLFEHLLGQGETQQIVMAGDPARVRRMFDPDPAPAGSRREALPAAPVTRAGTTRSADASGTEDADVEALVLSALETVIVDVLRVPREQIHADENFSELGFDSVSLVKLARALGESLTIEVLPSVFFSHSTPQKLVAHLIAEHRETLGRRHAVPAVASDSAQAPSTAPDAEVSGARTDDRPVPAPAPRPRAHHEPEPIAVIGMSGRFPGARSVDEFWGNLQQGKNALSPVPGDRHADWSGLEAELHEGVRCGFVPGIAEFDAAFFEISPREARNMDPRQRLLLQEAWRALEDAGYGERKLRAGTIGMFVGAEQGDYPELTRGEGGITAQHEAIMASRLAYLLDFTGPVLAVNTACSSGLTAAHQACASLRGGECDTAVVAGVNLATTARGYTEMGKSGMLSGSGVCHAFDKRADGMVLGEAVPALVLKRLSQAEADGDRVLAVIRGSGMNYDGRTNGITAPSGAAQARLYRQTYERHGIDAERIEHIVAHGTGTQLGDPVEVNALNEAYRERTDRTGFCALTSTKTNVGHTLAASGLVGLIALVQSVRHGVVPASLNCDQDSDYIAWKDSPFYVNKVTRPWPAGPTGTRLGAVSSFGMSGTNVHMVVESYSEPARPTPVDEAPALLMLLSAKTPEGLQRRVQELRSALAQGELDHLRLRDTAYTLLEGRQHFAHRCSVVVSGAGDVLSVLSAAESGQEHPMVGRGEAPRDQDRSLLEVQARALLDVLRTPGVPAERYREVCSALGELYCRGAVPDWPALFTGDRPRTVTLPGYSFARSTHWATDGRRAPERTTAGEFPPAKAPTRPAEPTVLHASARSAPAPGAAPGKKHRILLQDPGAAVVLPTASVTKPRNVGLTDMGDAMRRPALPAPPVVVPAAPVAPAVVPAPPVSPAPPVVPSVAVGRGGGSGRSSSVLREELRAGLAAVLFLSESEVDLRRNFVELGLDSIIGVEWVKSINKAYGTSLTATRLYDYPSVVELAAYVEQLIPAVEVAPPASVPDPAPLLEAGFVPPSDVHPETAVSPAPPVVPSVAVGRGGGSGRSSSVLREELRAGLAAVLFLSESEVDLRRNFVELGLDSIIGVEWVKSINKAYGTSLTATRLYDYPSVVELAAYVEQLIPAVEVAPPASVPDPAPSFVPTPTPTPVRVPKPEPVRVTEPVRAPVPEHAPRSVPRLDAPSEAREHQGEDVTGAARLPGGAPHSAQHGDRAAVVGMSGRYPDAENLREYWANLRDGRDSVREVPADRWDVSRYYDPRPGRKGKTYCKSMGYLADADCFDPLFFNISPAEAEGIDPQHRLFLQEAYRAFEDAGYDPGSLSRMKCGVYLGISGNEYSFLVSGNDSEEDTVATSSSNAIAAARIAYFLNLKGPAIALDTACSSSLVALHLAQQALASGEIDVALVGGVSLYLLAGTYVRMSGAQMLSPQGQCRSFDQGADGFVPGEGVGALVLKRLSDAEADHDHIYGVVRASGTNQDGKTNGITAPSANSQMELMRTVYDRHGIDATSIGYVETHGTGTKLGDAIELDALTTVYRERGVSARSCAIGSVKSNIGHTSAAAGIAGVHKVLLGLRHGLLVPSLHFETPNEALESDDCPLFVSKDLQFWGARDGHELRRAAVSSFGFSGTNAHVVLEEYRYA; encoded by the coding sequence GTGAAGCACTTTGACAGCGACCTGCTCGAGGAGAAGGCGAGCGAGTACCTCGAGCACCTCCTCTCCGAGATCACCAAGCTCCCCCTCGCCCGGGTCGACGCTCAGGCCGCATTCGAGAGCTTCGGTATCGACTCGGTGATGGCCCTGACCATGACAGCGCGGATGGAAGCAGTCTTCGGGCCGCTGCCCACCACCTTGTTCTTCGAGTTCGGTACGCCCCGCGAGCTGGCCCGGCACCTGGCCGCCACCCGTCGGTCCCACGTGTCGAGCCTCCTCGGCGAGGCCGCTAACGGCACGGCTGCGACGGGGACGGCAATGACGAGCGCCGCCGCGACGGGCACGGCAGTGACGGATACGGCCGCACCGGCCGCCGGCACCCCTGCGGCCGGTGTCCAGGCGTTCCGCACAGGTGGTCGAGCCACGGGACCGCTACGGCGCAAACCCCTGTCGTCGACGAGGTGGTCGGCACAGACGGGCGGGAAGCCGTCGCACCAGCCGTCCCGACCCGTGCCCGCTCTCCCCGAGCGGCAGGCAACGGACATCGCGATCATCGGACTCGCCGGGCGCTACCCCAAGGCCCGCACCGTCGACGAGTTCTGGGCGAACCTCGCCGCCGGACGCGACTGCGTCACCGAGATACCGGCCGACCGGTGGGATCACGCGGCGTACTTCGATCCGGACCCGGACGCCCCCGGCAAGACGTACAGCAGGTGGGGCGGATTCGTGGACGGCGTCGACGAGTTCGATCCGCTGTTCTTCAACATCTCACCGGTCGAAGCGGAGCGGATGGACCCCCAGGAGCGTCTGTTCCTCCAGTGCGTCCACGAGACCGTGGAGGACGCCGGCTACACCCGGGACCGGCTCAACGCGCCGACGGCCTCCGGCCGCACCCCCGCCGTCGGCGTCTACGTCGGCGTCATGTACTCCGAGTACCAGCTGTACGGAGCTCAGGAGCAGGTCCTCAAGAACCCGGTGGCCGTGTCCGGGAACATCTCGGCCGTCGCCAACCGGGTCTCGTACTTCTTCGACTTCAACGGCCCGAGCATGAGCGTCGACACCATGTGCTCCTCGTCGCTGACGGCCATCGACCTGGCGTGTCAGAGCATCCGGTCCGGTGTCTGTGACATGGCGATCGCCGGCGGGGTGAACGTGTCGGTCCATCCCAACAAGTACCTGAACCTCGGGCAGAGCCGGTTCGTCTCGAGCACGGGCCGGTGCGAGAGCTTCGGTGAGGGAGGCGACGGCTACGTCCCGGGCGAGGGCGTGGGCGCCGTCCTGCTGAAGCCCCTCGATCGAGCCGTGCAGGACGGGGACCACATCCACGGGGTGATTCGGGGCATCGCCGTCAACCACGGCGGTAAGACCAACGGATACTCGGTCCCCAGCCCGGTCACCCAGGCCCGTGCGATCACCGACGCATGGCGACAGGCCGGGATCCACCCGGACTCGGTCAGCTACATCGAGGCGCACGGCACGGGCACGGCGCTCGGGGACCCCATCGAGGTCGCCGGGCTCACCCGGGCCTTCCGCGAGCACACGCGCGACGGCCGGTTCTGCGCGATCGGATCGGTCAAGAGCAACATCGGCCACGCCGAGAGCGCCGCAGGCATCTCCGGGCTCACCAAGGTGCTGCTCCAGATGAGGCACGGCAAGCTCGCGCCCTCCATCCACTCCACCGAGCTGAATCCGAACATCGACTTCGGCAGCACGCCCTTCACTGTCCAGCGGACGCTCGCCGACTGGCCGCGGCCGGTCGTCACCGTCGACGGCACGGAGCGCGAGTTCCCCCGGATCGCAGGCATCTCGTCCTTCGGAGCGGGCGGTACCAACGCACATCTCGTCGTCGAGGAGTACCGGCCGAACCCGGAGGACGCGCAGGACCCTGCCGCCGGTGGCCCCGTCCCCGTCGTGCTGTCGGCCCGCACCACCGAGCTGCTGAGGCAGAAGGCAGCGCAGCTCGCGGACTGGATCGAGCAGAAGAACCTGTCGACCGGTGACCTGCCCGCACTCGCCCACACCCTCCAGGTGGGGCGAGAGGCCATGCGCGAGCGGCTCGGTCTCGTCGTGGCCGCCATGCCGGACCTCCTCGCCCGTCTCCGGGACTTCGGTGACGGACGCCAGGACGTCGAAGGGGTGGTCCGCGGCCGGGCGAGCTCACAGGCCGCCGGCACGGGCGTGTCCGAAGCGCTCGCCCGGCGTGACCTGACGGGACTGCTGACGCTGTGGGCCGAGGGCCGCACCGTCGACTGGCATTCCCTGCACGGGAGCCGGTGCCCGGCCCGCATCTCCCTGCCCTCCTACCCGTTCGCCAGGAACCGGTACTGGATCGACACCACGCGCTCCGCCGCAGCCCTCGCCCCGCACGGCGTGACAGCTCCGTCCGGCGCCGTCGTGACAGGCGACGACCAGAATCCGGCAGCCCTCCTCTTCGCGGAGTCCTGGGAGCCGGAGGCGCTGCCCGCCCTTCGCCGGGTCGACGCGCCGCACACCCTCGTCTGTCTCTGTGCCGACCCTGCGGACCAGGTCGAGCTGGCGCGTACCGCACGCGAGCTGGACCCCGCCGCCACCCTGCTGTTCGTCACTCAGGGGCGGGGCTTCGTCCGGACGTCAGATCACTCCTACGAGACCGATCACCAGAACCCGGAAGACTGCGTCCGCGTGTTCGAGGACATTCGGTCGCGGTACGGCACGGTCGACGGCGTCCTGAACATGTGGTTCCTGGACGGCACAGCGGCGCCCGGCTCGTACACCGCCACCGTGCATCTCCTGCAGGCGATCGCCGCCTCAGGGCTGCCGGTGGGACGTGTCCTGCAGGCCGGGGAGTTCCGCGACGGAATCGGACAGGCGTACGCGGAATCGTGGCTCGGCTTCGAGCGGTCCCTCGGCAGGGCGCTTCCCGACGTGCAGTTCACCGCGGTCCTGGAGGAGTTCCAGGACCCGGCCGACAGGACGGCCTGCGGCCCCTGGTTCGACCGCCTGTGGCACGAGTGGTCCGCCGGTGCGTCCAGCAGCACGCTCCACCGCGCCGGTGTCCGGCATGCCAGCCGTGTCCGGCCGAGTCTGCCCGGCGCCGGCAAGCACCTCCTCAAACCGAACGGCACCTACCTCATCACGGGTGGTACCGGCGGCCTGGGCCTCCTGCTCGCCGAGCACCTGGCCAGGATCTGGTCGGCGCGCCTGGTGCTGACCGGGCGCTCGGCCCTCGACGCCGACAAGCGTCGCAGCATCGCGAGGATCGAGTCGCTGGGCGGCGAGGTCCTGTACGCGCAGGCCGATGCCGCCGATCCGCAGGCCATGCGGGAGGTGGTGGCCGCGGTGCACGAGCGGTTCGGCCCGATCCACGGGGTCGTGCACGCCGCCGGTGTCGCCGAACGCAGCTCGCTGCTCGCCGATGACGCCCGGTCCTTCCAGGACCTGTTGTCCGCCAAGGTGGACGGCACCCGCGTGCTCGACGACGTGCTCGCCGCAGAACCCCTCGACTTCGTCTGCTACTTCTCGTCGACCTCGGCGATCATCGGCGACTTCGGCGGCTGCGCCTACTCGGTGGCCAACCGCTTCCAGACGTCCTACGCCCGCCACCGCGACCAGCGGGTGCGCCAGGGTGCGCTGTCCGGGGCGACGGTCGCCATCAACTGGCCCCTGTGGAGCGGCGGCGGCATGGGATTCGACGACGCGGAGGGCATCGAGCTGTATCTCGCCACCAGTGGGCTGCGCCTGCTGGGCGAAGCCGAGGGTCTCACGCTGTTCGAACACCTCCTGGGGCAGGGAGAGACACAGCAGATCGTCATGGCCGGTGATCCGGCACGAGTGCGGCGCATGTTCGACCCGGATCCGGCCCCGGCGGGGTCACGGCGTGAAGCCCTCCCCGCCGCACCCGTCACCCGTGCGGGCACCACCCGCTCCGCGGACGCCTCCGGCACTGAGGACGCGGACGTCGAAGCGCTGGTGCTCTCGGCTCTGGAGACGGTCATCGTCGACGTACTGCGGGTACCCCGCGAGCAGATCCATGCCGACGAGAACTTCTCCGAGCTCGGGTTCGACTCGGTCAGCCTGGTCAAACTGGCCAGGGCCCTCGGCGAGAGCCTCACGATCGAGGTGCTGCCTTCGGTCTTCTTCTCCCACTCCACCCCGCAGAAGCTGGTCGCCCACCTGATCGCGGAGCACCGGGAGACGCTGGGCCGGCGCCACGCGGTGCCGGCCGTGGCCTCGGACAGTGCCCAGGCCCCCTCCACTGCCCCGGATGCGGAGGTCTCCGGCGCCCGGACCGACGACCGGCCCGTGCCCGCTCCGGCACCGCGGCCCCGGGCACACCATGAACCGGAACCGATCGCGGTCATCGGTATGAGCGGCCGTTTCCCCGGTGCCCGGTCCGTCGACGAGTTCTGGGGCAACCTCCAGCAGGGCAAGAACGCGCTGTCACCCGTTCCCGGCGACCGCCACGCCGACTGGAGCGGGCTGGAAGCCGAGCTGCACGAGGGTGTCCGCTGCGGATTCGTCCCGGGAATCGCGGAGTTCGACGCCGCGTTCTTCGAGATCTCGCCGCGCGAGGCGCGGAACATGGACCCGCGCCAGCGGCTGCTGCTCCAGGAAGCCTGGCGTGCCCTGGAGGACGCGGGCTACGGCGAACGCAAGCTGCGCGCCGGGACGATCGGCATGTTCGTCGGCGCCGAGCAGGGCGACTACCCCGAACTGACCCGAGGGGAGGGCGGCATCACCGCCCAGCACGAGGCGATCATGGCCTCACGACTGGCCTACCTCCTCGACTTCACCGGCCCGGTGCTGGCCGTCAACACCGCCTGTTCCTCCGGACTGACAGCCGCCCACCAGGCGTGCGCGAGCCTCAGAGGCGGCGAGTGCGACACCGCGGTGGTCGCCGGCGTCAACCTGGCGACCACCGCGCGCGGCTACACCGAGATGGGCAAGTCCGGGATGCTCTCCGGCAGCGGCGTCTGCCACGCTTTCGACAAGCGGGCCGACGGCATGGTCCTCGGTGAGGCCGTACCCGCCCTCGTCCTCAAGCGTCTGTCCCAGGCGGAGGCCGACGGCGATCGTGTCCTGGCGGTGATCCGCGGCAGCGGCATGAACTACGACGGCCGGACGAACGGCATCACCGCTCCGAGCGGGGCGGCTCAGGCGCGGCTCTACCGACAGACCTACGAGCGGCACGGGATCGATGCCGAGCGCATCGAGCACATCGTGGCCCACGGCACGGGAACACAGCTCGGCGACCCCGTCGAGGTGAACGCCCTGAACGAGGCGTACCGGGAACGCACTGACAGGACCGGCTTCTGCGCACTGACCTCCACCAAGACGAATGTCGGTCACACCCTGGCGGCGTCCGGGCTCGTCGGCTTGATCGCCCTCGTCCAGTCGGTACGGCACGGTGTCGTCCCGGCGAGTCTCAACTGCGACCAGGACAGCGATTACATCGCGTGGAAGGACAGCCCCTTCTACGTCAACAAGGTGACCAGGCCCTGGCCGGCCGGACCCACCGGGACGAGGCTCGGCGCGGTGAGCTCCTTCGGTATGAGCGGGACCAACGTCCACATGGTGGTGGAGAGCTACTCCGAGCCCGCCCGTCCCACCCCGGTCGACGAGGCCCCGGCCCTGCTGATGCTTCTCTCCGCCAAGACCCCGGAGGGACTGCAGCGGCGTGTCCAGGAGCTCCGTTCGGCCCTTGCGCAGGGAGAACTCGACCACCTGCGGCTGAGGGACACGGCCTACACCCTGCTGGAGGGCAGGCAACACTTCGCCCACCGCTGCTCAGTCGTCGTCAGTGGTGCCGGGGACGTCCTCTCCGTGCTGTCGGCGGCGGAGAGCGGCCAGGAACACCCCATGGTGGGACGTGGCGAAGCGCCACGTGACCAGGATCGTTCGTTGCTCGAGGTCCAGGCGCGAGCACTCCTGGACGTGCTCAGGACACCCGGAGTCCCGGCGGAGCGGTACCGGGAGGTGTGCAGTGCCCTGGGCGAACTCTACTGCCGGGGCGCCGTCCCGGACTGGCCCGCGCTGTTCACGGGAGACAGGCCGAGGACCGTCACTCTGCCCGGCTACTCCTTCGCGCGCTCGACGCACTGGGCCACCGACGGACGCCGTGCTCCGGAGAGGACGACCGCAGGGGAGTTCCCACCCGCCAAGGCCCCGACGAGGCCGGCCGAGCCCACGGTGTTGCATGCTTCCGCCCGGTCGGCTCCCGCACCCGGTGCCGCCCCCGGGAAGAAGCATCGGATCCTGCTCCAGGATCCGGGCGCGGCGGTGGTCCTGCCGACAGCTTCTGTCACCAAGCCCCGGAATGTCGGCCTGACAGACATGGGCGATGCGATGCGGCGGCCGGCCCTCCCGGCACCCCCGGTGGTTGTTCCGGCCGCTCCTGTCGCTCCGGCGGTCGTTCCTGCTCCTCCTGTCTCCCCGGCTCCTCCGGTTGTTCCGTCGGTTGCGGTGGGTCGGGGCGGTGGGTCGGGTCGTTCTTCGAGTGTGCTGCGGGAGGAGTTGCGGGCTGGGCTCGCGGCGGTGTTGTTCTTGTCGGAGAGTGAGGTTGATCTGCGGCGTAATTTCGTGGAATTGGGTTTGGACTCCATCATCGGGGTGGAGTGGGTGAAGTCGATCAATAAGGCGTATGGCACGTCGTTGACTGCGACGCGGTTGTATGACTATCCGTCGGTGGTGGAGTTGGCTGCTTATGTGGAGCAGTTGATACCGGCCGTAGAGGTCGCTCCGCCGGCCTCGGTGCCGGACCCGGCGCCGTTGCTCGAGGCGGGCTTCGTGCCTCCGTCCGATGTCCATCCCGAGACGGCTGTCTCCCCGGCTCCTCCGGTTGTTCCGTCGGTTGCGGTGGGTCGGGGCGGTGGGTCGGGTCGTTCTTCGAGTGTGCTGCGGGAGGAGTTGCGGGCTGGGCTCGCGGCGGTGTTGTTCTTGTCGGAGAGTGAGGTTGATCTGCGGCGTAATTTCGTGGAACTGGGTTTGGACTCCATCATCGGGGTGGAGTGGGTGAAGTCGATCAACAAGGCGTATGGCACGTCGTTGACTGCGACGCGGTTGTATGACTATCCGTCGGTGGTGGAGTTGGCTGCTTATGTGGAGCAGTTGATACCGGCCGTCGAGGTCGCTCCGCCGGCCTCGGTGCCGGACCCGGCACCGAGTTTCGTGCCGACGCCGACGCCGACGCCGGTGCGCGTTCCGAAGCCGGAGCCCGTGCGCGTTACGGAGCCGGTGCGGGCGCCTGTTCCGGAGCACGCGCCGCGATCCGTGCCTCGGCTGGATGCTCCTTCCGAGGCGCGCGAGCATCAGGGCGAGGACGTGACCGGGGCCGCACGGCTCCCGGGGGGCGCTCCGCACAGTGCCCAGCACGGTGACCGTGCGGCCGTCGTCGGAATGTCCGGGCGCTACCCGGACGCTGAGAACCTCCGCGAGTACTGGGCCAACCTCCGCGACGGCCGCGACTCCGTGCGGGAAGTACCCGCCGACCGGTGGGACGTGTCCCGCTACTACGACCCCCGCCCCGGCCGGAAGGGCAAGACGTACTGCAAGTCGATGGGCTACCTGGCGGACGCGGACTGCTTTGACCCGCTGTTCTTCAACATCTCGCCGGCCGAAGCGGAAGGTATCGACCCGCAGCACCGCCTGTTCCTCCAGGAGGCGTATCGGGCCTTCGAGGACGCGGGCTACGACCCCGGATCGCTGAGCAGGATGAAGTGCGGTGTCTACCTGGGCATCAGCGGCAACGAGTACAGCTTCCTGGTGTCCGGCAACGACAGCGAGGAGGACACCGTCGCTACGAGCAGCAGCAATGCGATCGCCGCTGCGCGCATCGCCTACTTCCTCAACCTCAAGGGCCCCGCGATCGCGCTCGACACCGCCTGCTCGTCCTCCCTCGTCGCGTTGCACCTCGCCCAGCAGGCACTGGCCAGTGGTGAGATCGACGTAGCTCTGGTCGGAGGTGTCTCGCTGTACCTGCTCGCGGGCACCTACGTCAGGATGTCCGGGGCGCAGATGCTGTCTCCACAGGGGCAGTGCCGGTCGTTCGACCAGGGAGCCGACGGCTTCGTGCCGGGCGAGGGAGTCGGAGCCCTGGTGCTGAAGCGGCTGAGCGACGCCGAAGCCGATCACGATCACATATACGGCGTGGTCCGGGCCTCGGGTACGAACCAGGACGGCAAGACCAACGGCATCACAGCCCCCAGCGCCAACAGCCAGATGGAATTGATGCGTACGGTCTACGACCGGCACGGCATCGACGCGACGTCCATCGGTTACGTCGAGACGCACGGTACGGGTACGAAACTCGGGGACGCGATCGAGCTCGACGCCCTGACCACGGTCTACCGCGAGCGGGGGGTCTCCGCGAGGTCGTGCGCCATCGGCTCCGTGAAGAGCAACATCGGACACACCTCCGCCGCCGCAGGCATCGCCGGCGTGCACAAGGTGCTGCTCGGCCTGCGTCACGGCCTGCTCGTACCGTCTCTCCACTTCGAGACACCCAACGAGGCTCTCGAGTCCGACGACTGCCCATTGTTCGTCAGCAAGGACCTCCAGTTCTGGGGAGCACGGGACGGCCATGAGCTGAGGCGGGCCGCCGTGAGCTCTTTCGGATTCAGCGGGACGAACGCCCACGTGGTGCTGGAGGAGTATCGCTATGCGTGA